A DNA window from Trypanosoma brucei brucei TREU927 chromosome 11 chr11_scaffold01 genomic scaffold, whole genome shotgun sequence contains the following coding sequences:
- a CDS encoding uncharacterized protein (2 AAA ATPase domains) has protein sequence MSVTAELHCRYSVSFQPVVIMSVDGAIISDMYRLLSEKQPISFFILLCGQSGCGKSTTLRAVGDGAAARGMNVTYGAPILEEADTLEWNVEKANLHIVDFNTMRSMDVKGYPDSSSYRPGTVVILDDIESIYHLMHMQGVSHRLELFLRLLLSSSRSALITSAIDASRVPQWLIDMKAPVVYHIPELTGSATRRYIRTLPEADVYASCADEGGGDILASCLRTQRDLTLYLCCAKFRGETRHPINSGALHFSGHLRAPLQQLSQPDRKLFGLDAVADRIDALVRHFIGRDGSSISGLLSTVASTTGILLHGPPGSGKTALAMRYHSLYPGKFFSVNCATLFSKYLGESEQRLREAFVLARSRAPSILFLDGVDVIGSSRGSMSSDNNGGGVDISRRMLAALLCELDGLSDGGRVLVIAATAVPNKLDSALLRQGRFETLQYVPPLSYGASCEMALDFFERFIDATEYRDKVKNLAALVATRSEGSTPASLRAFLRVLLEKQLELSNGHCVDGTELPLPSATLVRDALGETNQLIRADYAFAAL, from the coding sequence ATGTCAGTAACTGCAGAATTGCACTGTCGTtactctgtttcttttcagcCTGTAGTCATCATGTCCGTCGATGGGGCGATTATATCTGACATGTACCGCCTACTTTCAGAGAAGCAGCCCATAtcgttttttattcttttgtgCGGGCAAAGTGGGTGCGGTAAGTCTACCACCCTGCGTGCTGTAGGCGATGGGGCCGCTGCCCGCGGCATGAATGTGACGTATGGAGCCCCTATACTCGAAGAAGCGGATACGCTAGAGTGGAATGTGGAAAAAGCAAACCTGCACATTGTAGATTTTAATACGATGCGGTCGATGGACGTCAAGGGATATCCCGATTCGTCCTCATACCGGCCCGGGACAGTAGTTATTCTCGACGACATCGAGTCTATCTACCACCTTATGCACATGCAGGGAGTGTCGCACCGCCTTGAACTCTTTCTGCGGCTCCTACTGAGTTCATCTCGCAGTGCTCTGATCACATCCGCGATTGATGCTTCCCGTGTACCGCAATGGCTAATTGACATGAAGGCTCCAGTGGTGTACCACATACCAGAACTCACAGGGAGTGCTACACGACGCTACATCCGTACACTTCCTGAAGCGGATGTCTACGCAAGCTGCGCTGACGAAGGTGGTGGGGATATATTGGCGTCATGCCTCCGTACACAGCGGGATCTCACGTTATATTTATGTTGCGCAAAGTTTAGGGGGGAGACGCGGCACCCCATCAACTCCGGTGCATTACACTTTTCTGGCCATCTGCGTGCGCCTCTACAGCAGTTGTCTCAACCTGATAGGAAGTTGTTTGGTCTTGACGCTGTTGCTGACAGGATAGATGCTCTTGTACGACACTTCATTGGGCGGGACGGGTCTTCCATAAGTGGGTTACTTTCAACTGTTGCTTCCACCACTGGGATATTACTGCATGGCCCACCTGGTAGCGGGAAAACTGCCTTGGCAATGCGCTACCACTCACTCTATCCTGGAAAATTCTTTTCCGTAAATTGTGCTACACTCTTTTCAAAGTACCTGGGCGAAAGTGAGCAGCGACTCCGCGAAGCTTTTGTGCTGGCCCGATCTCGGGCCCCATCAATATTGTTTTTAGACGGCGTGGATGTGATCGGGTCATCGCGTGGTTCCATGTCGTCTGATAACAATGGTGGAGGTGTGGACATCTCGAGAAGGATGCTCGCTGCTCTTCTTTGTGAACTCGATGGACTCAGTGATGGCGGCCGTGTTCTCGTGATTGCTGCAACAGCTGTACCGAATAAACTTGATTCTGCCCTTCTTCGACAAGGCCGTTTCGAGACACTTCAGTACGTCCCACCGCTGAGCTATGGTGCATCCTGTGAGATGGCACTTGACTTCTTCGAGCGTTTCATTGATGCTACCGAATATAGggacaaagtgaaaaatcTGGCAGCGCTTGTTGCAACACGGTCGGAGGGGAGCACGCCCGCATCGCTCAGGGCGTTCCTCCGAGTTCTTCTTGAGAAACAGCTCGAATTGTCGAATGGGCACTGCGTGGACGGGACAGAGCTTCCTTTGCCTTCCGCCACATTGGTTAGGGACGCTTTAGGGGAAACGAATCAACTAATACGTGCTGATTATGCATTTGCTGCCCTTTGA